The following coding sequences lie in one Capnocytophaga stomatis genomic window:
- a CDS encoding spermidine synthase, with protein sequence MLKKLLSYIIPITVHKQKSAINKSIDVVLRGGRLVLDTPNTNYSYGSLQRILRLGLRKIGFSEVQKMQNILVLGLAGGSVVKTLVDEVGYTGKITAVDIDAEIVNVAKTYFNLGKISNLEIVIDDAQQFVQKTKSKYDLIIIDIFQDDMMPEFLFSQKFINQALSLLTSNGKILFNTMKNNKKQAQRNADFIEFCQQTNFVKVISNVKGSNELIIISKEEK encoded by the coding sequence ATGCTTAAAAAGCTACTCAGTTATATTATCCCTATCACGGTTCATAAGCAAAAATCCGCAATCAATAAGTCAATTGATGTGGTTCTGCGGGGTGGGCGTTTGGTGTTGGACACTCCCAATACAAATTATTCTTACGGAAGTTTACAACGAATTTTGCGATTGGGTTTGAGGAAGATAGGTTTTTCCGAAGTGCAAAAAATGCAAAACATTTTGGTTCTGGGTTTGGCAGGAGGAAGTGTTGTAAAAACTTTGGTTGATGAGGTTGGCTATACGGGAAAAATAACAGCGGTTGATATTGATGCAGAGATTGTTAATGTTGCGAAAACCTATTTTAATCTTGGCAAAATCAGTAATTTGGAAATTGTTATTGATGATGCTCAGCAGTTTGTGCAAAAAACAAAATCAAAGTATGATTTGATTATCATTGATATTTTTCAAGATGATATGATGCCTGAATTTTTGTTTTCCCAAAAGTTTATAAATCAAGCACTTTCTTTGCTGACTTCCAACGGAAAAATATTGTTCAACACAATGAAAAACAATAAAAAACAAGCTCAAAGGAACGCAGATTTTATCGAATTTTGCCAGCAAACGAATTTTGTAAAAGTAATTTCAAATGTGAAAGGAAGCAATGAACTAATAATCATTTCAAAGGAAGAAAAATAG
- the rpsU gene encoding 30S ribosomal protein S21, with amino-acid sequence MLIIPVKDGESIDKALKRYKRKFDRTGVVRKLREKQHFTKNSVKRRNELQKARYIQYLRDQEEV; translated from the coding sequence ATGTTAATAATACCAGTAAAAGACGGCGAAAGCATCGACAAAGCGTTAAAACGTTACAAAAGAAAATTTGACAGAACGGGAGTTGTTCGTAAACTTCGTGAGAAACAGCATTTTACAAAAAATTCTGTGAAGAGAAGAAATGAACTACAAAAAGCTCGATACATCCAATATTTGAGAGATCAAGAGGAAGTTTAG
- a CDS encoding type II toxin-antitoxin system antitoxin SocA domain-containing protein — MISRDKIQVFEEILCHLDEWYKEQNPGKENDLSILKVMKLLFFVSGADSENHLFDVFDKFQAWQYGHVEADIYNMYSEKKGDFSDFSIDRNKLIFKENYKPKANSHSEKIKINLEKIKVINSDLISYDAFRLVDISHSYLSWDIYYNKLNKRYEDMDKKMLTYEPKYYR; from the coding sequence ATGATTAGCCGAGATAAAATTCAGGTCTTTGAGGAAATACTTTGTCATTTAGATGAATGGTATAAAGAACAAAACCCTGGAAAAGAAAACGATTTAAGCATCTTAAAAGTAATGAAGTTGTTGTTTTTTGTGTCAGGAGCAGATTCTGAAAATCATTTGTTTGATGTGTTTGATAAGTTCCAAGCGTGGCAATATGGACACGTTGAGGCTGATATTTACAATATGTATTCCGAAAAAAAAGGTGATTTTAGTGATTTTTCAATTGATAGAAATAAACTGATTTTCAAAGAAAATTATAAACCAAAAGCTAATTCACATTCGGAAAAAATTAAAATAAATCTCGAAAAGATAAAAGTAATAAATTCAGATTTAATTTCTTATGATGCTTTTCGTTTGGTAGACATAAGTCATTCTTACCTTTCTTGGGATATTTATTATAATAAATTGAACAAGCGTTACGAAGATATGGATAAAAAAATGTTGACTTATGAGCCAAAATACTACCGATAA
- a CDS encoding ribonuclease HII produces the protein MQLFYHTHNEAGTDEAGRGCLAGPVTAAAVILPKNFKNDLLTDSKQLTEKQRLMLKPVIEQEAICYAVAHVFPAEIDELNILRASILAMHKALEQLSEKPEFIAVDGNKFVKFSNVPHACVIKGDAKIQTIAAASILAKTYRDAYMKQIDEEFPMYQWKKNKGYPTAEHRKAIENYGITPYHRKTFQLLPSQLKLEF, from the coding sequence ATGCAATTGTTTTACCACACACATAATGAGGCAGGAACAGATGAGGCGGGGAGAGGTTGCCTTGCGGGTCCTGTTACGGCTGCTGCGGTAATTTTGCCCAAGAATTTTAAAAATGATTTATTAACAGACTCTAAGCAACTTACCGAAAAACAGCGGCTGATGCTGAAGCCCGTCATTGAACAAGAAGCAATTTGTTATGCGGTGGCACACGTATTCCCTGCCGAAATAGATGAACTGAACATTTTGCGGGCTTCCATTTTGGCAATGCATAAGGCTTTGGAGCAACTTTCAGAGAAACCTGAATTTATTGCTGTTGATGGTAATAAGTTTGTGAAATTCAGTAATGTTCCGCACGCCTGCGTGATAAAGGGTGATGCCAAAATACAAACAATTGCGGCAGCTTCCATTTTAGCCAAAACGTATCGAGATGCTTATATGAAACAAATTGATGAAGAATTTCCGATGTATCAATGGAAGAAAAATAAAGGATACCCTACCGCAGAACATAGAAAAGCAATTGAAAATTATGGTATTACGCCCTACCACAGAAAGACATTTCAACTATTGCCCTCACAATTGAAGTTAGAATTTTAG
- a CDS encoding cytochrome c oxidase subunit II, translating to MSQNTTDKKFPTQEALEIVDKINTKIDQILSNPDIGSESIYVLKSDIENIIKLLFNSVLEGEFVGNNNIESNVNILEKRISDIDILKIDNFIIESSPYTKETIEFITFQEIIESIPLITKMFSIYQLFIGEIKTLLKKDKDYIYTRSVDKKNFNREDYQLFLISLDLCTYDIQLSEKKDFASEIQYIIKLIETFSDKYSESKEKMLKKANFLLFKWQKRAEINKQNIIPIIDGKQVDDTFEKKVLSYGEDWRNIVEYINNHYLDNKNYYLKKSFCELNKPLFEKYTCRDIHLYIKYYKDIDRNLQKLDEIIDFLASKKSESDIFSINYAYAVNNRFSLFLEECSDKNKVYDEYQDVKKKVKKEDKNYFPQYKFIEKIILIINEKLSIEQISLEEIKDLDLFIKEKLEPEYKKYKVNMEWFSQHSNFIYRVVYQECMIDNIYVYSSFLLPTSNKEAYDKYEIISSDYQTLKTQIEPLKKISSLLSETKKINEEIKKRDVKTIELMGLFSAIIAFVMGSIPGFQFVRSIWSAILFLLVFSTGLISFLLVLILITRHNGGVFKEYRTKIIGFYTGILVLIVLFGWAVKHWEKNEKNNTEELKQHSTILIETKKDSINSFEEPNKSEIKKDSVLGNINKQK from the coding sequence ATGAGCCAAAATACTACCGATAAGAAATTTCCTACACAGGAGGCATTAGAAATTGTTGATAAAATTAATACAAAAATAGACCAAATACTCTCAAATCCAGATATTGGATCTGAGAGTATTTATGTTTTGAAATCAGACATTGAAAATATAATAAAGTTACTTTTCAATTCTGTTTTGGAAGGAGAGTTTGTAGGGAATAATAATATAGAAAGCAATGTAAACATTTTAGAAAAAAGAATTTCAGATATAGACATTTTAAAGATAGATAATTTTATTATTGAATCTTCTCCATATACTAAAGAAACAATAGAGTTTATTACTTTTCAGGAGATAATAGAATCTATCCCTTTAATAACAAAAATGTTTTCCATATATCAACTATTTATAGGGGAAATTAAAACTTTATTAAAAAAAGATAAAGATTATATTTATACTCGCTCTGTTGATAAAAAGAATTTTAATAGAGAAGATTATCAATTGTTTTTAATAAGTCTTGACTTGTGTACTTATGATATTCAATTGAGTGAAAAAAAAGATTTTGCCTCAGAAATACAATATATCATCAAACTTATCGAAACCTTTTCTGACAAGTATTCAGAATCAAAAGAAAAAATGCTTAAAAAAGCTAATTTTCTTCTATTTAAATGGCAAAAAAGAGCAGAAATCAACAAACAAAATATCATTCCGATTATTGATGGAAAACAGGTTGATGATACATTTGAAAAAAAAGTGCTTAGCTATGGAGAAGACTGGAGAAATATAGTAGAATATATTAATAATCATTATTTAGATAATAAAAATTATTATTTAAAGAAGTCTTTTTGTGAACTAAATAAGCCTCTATTTGAAAAGTATACTTGTCGAGATATACATCTGTATATTAAATATTATAAAGATATAGATAGAAATCTTCAAAAGTTAGACGAAATCATTGATTTTCTCGCTTCTAAAAAAAGTGAGTCCGATATTTTTTCTATTAATTATGCATATGCTGTTAATAATCGTTTTTCTTTATTTTTAGAAGAATGTTCCGATAAAAATAAAGTGTATGACGAATATCAAGATGTAAAGAAAAAAGTAAAGAAGGAGGATAAAAATTATTTTCCTCAGTATAAATTCATTGAAAAGATTATACTTATAATCAATGAAAAATTAAGCATAGAACAAATATCGCTAGAGGAAATAAAAGATTTAGATCTTTTTATAAAAGAAAAACTAGAACCAGAATATAAAAAATATAAAGTAAATATGGAGTGGTTCTCACAACATAGTAACTTTATATATAGAGTTGTTTATCAAGAATGTATGATAGATAATATTTATGTCTATTCTTCCTTTTTATTACCAACTTCTAATAAAGAAGCCTATGATAAATATGAAATTATAAGTTCAGATTATCAAACACTTAAAACACAAATTGAACCTCTAAAAAAAATAAGTAGTTTATTAAGTGAAACAAAAAAAATAAATGAAGAAATAAAGAAAAGAGATGTAAAAACCATTGAACTAATGGGATTATTTTCGGCTATCATTGCTTTTGTAATGGGCTCAATTCCAGGGTTTCAGTTTGTGCGAAGTATTTGGAGTGCAATTCTATTTTTATTAGTTTTCTCAACAGGTTTAATATCTTTTCTTTTAGTTTTAATTTTAATAACAAGACATAACGGGGGTGTTTTTAAAGAATATCGAACGAAAATAATTGGTTTTTACACAGGGATTTTGGTACTAATTGTTCTTTTCGGCTGGGCTGTAAAACATTGGGAAAAAAATGAGAAAAATAATACAGAGGAGTTGAAACAACATTCAACCATTTTAATTGAAACAAAGAAAGATTCTATAAATTCATTTGAAGAACCTAACAAATCGGAAATCAAGAAAGATAGTGTTTTGGGTAACATAAATAAACAGAAGTAA
- a CDS encoding endonuclease/exonuclease/phosphatase family protein: MKKYYNSLFVAIFLLMSLKVQAQEKKFMVRTIAFYNVENLFDTINDPRKFDDDRTPEGADRWTSKIYNDHVQKIAKVISEIGSDVTKQAPDVVGLCEVENENVIVDLINTDYLKKYNYGIVHYDSPDSRGIDVALIYKKNVFKPVSTSKHPLKIYDADGKRRYTRDQLLVSGMFDGELMHFIVNHWPSRSGGEAVSRPKREAAATLNKKIIDSLLAKNPDAKILSMGDFNDDPTNTSFKKILKTEGKKEKVKSGGLYNPMEEMLKKGIGSLAYQDGWNLFDQIYFTQELLKEDKSTYRYWKAAVFNKSYLANPQGRYKGYPFRSMSNGNYTWGYSDHFPVYLYLIKEKK; the protein is encoded by the coding sequence ATGAAAAAATATTACAACTCACTTTTTGTGGCAATTTTTCTATTGATGTCATTAAAAGTACAAGCACAAGAAAAAAAATTTATGGTTAGGACAATCGCTTTTTATAATGTAGAGAACTTGTTCGACACAATTAACGACCCCCGTAAATTTGACGATGACCGCACTCCCGAAGGGGCAGACCGCTGGACATCAAAGATTTATAATGACCACGTTCAGAAAATAGCAAAAGTAATTTCCGAAATAGGAAGTGATGTAACCAAGCAGGCACCTGATGTTGTGGGGTTATGTGAGGTTGAAAATGAGAATGTTATAGTTGATTTGATAAATACAGATTATCTTAAAAAATACAATTATGGCATTGTACATTATGATTCTCCCGATAGTCGTGGAATTGATGTCGCACTGATTTACAAAAAAAACGTATTTAAGCCCGTTTCAACCTCAAAACACCCTTTGAAAATTTATGATGCGGACGGAAAACGAAGATACACACGCGACCAACTTTTAGTAAGCGGAATGTTTGACGGCGAGTTGATGCATTTTATCGTAAATCACTGGCCTTCAAGAAGTGGAGGAGAGGCAGTAAGCCGTCCAAAACGCGAAGCGGCAGCAACGCTGAATAAGAAAATAATTGATTCACTTTTGGCTAAAAATCCTGATGCTAAGATACTTAGTATGGGTGATTTTAACGACGACCCGACAAACACAAGTTTTAAAAAAATACTGAAAACGGAAGGCAAAAAAGAAAAGGTAAAGTCGGGTGGGTTGTACAATCCTATGGAAGAAATGCTGAAAAAAGGCATTGGCTCGCTTGCGTATCAGGACGGTTGGAATTTGTTTGACCAAATTTATTTCACGCAAGAGTTATTAAAAGAAGATAAATCAACCTATCGTTATTGGAAGGCCGCCGTGTTTAACAAATCTTATTTGGCAAATCCTCAGGGGCGTTACAAAGGATATCCCTTCCGGAGTATGTCCAACGGGAATTATACTTGGGGATATTCCGACCATTTCCCTGTGTATCTTTACCTGATTAAAGAGAAAAAGTAA
- a CDS encoding LTA synthase family protein, whose translation MSKFIRTNEYSVFFYRIFLAYFFYFIARLLFFLFNKEIIGEISISQLSKLFLLGIQFDTTAILYINLLFILMSIIPLRINTTKTYQKILFWIYFLTNGIAYATNFVDMIYFPFSKSRLTTASFAVVENEQNKTTMFFTFWGMYWYVVLIFILLISLWIFLYKKKKVQEVKIANVPYFVSSVLILGVIGVGVLAGIRGGSLAHSSRPINILDASRHVTISSHADVILNTPFTLIRTIGKNKSFKEYNFVSEDYIQENIKPIKHYHREMTIKPNVVIFILESFGREYVGCMNTNRNIPDYKSYTPFLDSLSKHSFVFDNAYANGRQSIHGMSSVYAGIPTFQVAYTSSPYVQQPTESVISIAKEMGYNTSFFHSAPNGSMGFLGFSNILGFDNYYGMTEYGNDADFDGFWGIWDEPFLQFMNQEFNKKKQPFLGTIFTVSSHHPYKIPEKYEGKFDKGNVEMHQCIQYTDYALKKFFESAKKEEWYKNTIFVFTNDHHNQVYYPLYKQPITGNGATLMFFSPNPELVGKGISSEISQQIDLYPSVVDLMGYNKPFRSWGRSLFSDKQETPRAYISDAHVYRMMQGNYIYILNEDGNVNGIFKKEDEGLTNNILGKENNPEIEKGIKDLQAFMQDYMHRIIQRKLGKEGN comes from the coding sequence ATGAGTAAATTCATTCGAACCAATGAATATTCTGTATTTTTTTATCGAATATTTTTAGCGTATTTTTTCTACTTCATTGCCCGACTTTTATTTTTTCTGTTTAACAAAGAAATCATAGGAGAAATCAGTATAAGTCAGCTTTCAAAACTATTTCTGCTCGGAATTCAGTTTGACACAACGGCTATTTTGTACATAAACTTGTTATTCATTTTAATGAGTATCATTCCTTTACGAATAAACACAACAAAAACATATCAAAAAATATTATTCTGGATTTATTTCCTAACAAACGGAATTGCTTATGCTACCAATTTTGTAGATATGATTTATTTTCCGTTCAGCAAATCACGTTTAACAACCGCTTCATTTGCCGTAGTTGAAAATGAACAGAACAAAACCACGATGTTTTTCACCTTTTGGGGAATGTATTGGTACGTAGTTTTGATTTTTATTCTGCTCATATCTTTATGGATTTTCCTCTATAAAAAGAAAAAAGTGCAAGAAGTTAAAATTGCCAACGTTCCTTATTTTGTGTCATCTGTTTTAATTTTGGGAGTGATAGGCGTGGGCGTTTTGGCTGGAATTCGAGGCGGAAGCTTGGCACATTCATCGCGTCCTATTAATATTCTGGACGCAAGCCGACACGTAACAATTTCCTCACACGCCGATGTGATTCTCAACACACCTTTTACGCTTATCCGAACCATCGGGAAGAATAAAAGCTTTAAGGAATATAACTTTGTTTCAGAAGATTACATTCAAGAAAACATCAAACCTATCAAACATTACCATCGGGAAATGACAATAAAACCCAATGTTGTGATATTTATTCTGGAGAGCTTCGGAAGGGAATACGTAGGCTGTATGAATACGAATAGAAATATCCCCGATTACAAATCGTACACACCTTTTTTAGATTCTTTATCCAAGCATTCGTTCGTGTTTGATAATGCATACGCTAACGGAAGGCAATCCATACACGGAATGTCCTCAGTTTACGCAGGAATTCCCACCTTTCAAGTAGCCTACACCTCATCACCTTACGTGCAACAACCCACTGAATCCGTGATTTCTATCGCCAAAGAAATGGGATACAATACATCTTTTTTCCATTCCGCACCCAATGGTTCAATGGGATTCTTAGGATTTTCAAATATTTTGGGGTTTGATAACTACTACGGAATGACTGAATATGGCAATGATGCTGATTTTGATGGCTTTTGGGGCATTTGGGACGAACCTTTCCTACAATTTATGAATCAAGAATTCAACAAGAAAAAACAGCCTTTTTTGGGGACAATCTTCACAGTTTCATCGCATCATCCGTACAAAATTCCCGAAAAATACGAAGGAAAATTCGATAAAGGAAATGTGGAAATGCACCAATGTATTCAGTACACGGATTACGCCCTAAAAAAATTCTTTGAAAGTGCGAAAAAGGAAGAATGGTACAAAAATACCATTTTCGTATTCACAAACGACCATCATAATCAAGTGTATTATCCTCTGTATAAACAACCTATCACAGGAAACGGAGCTACTCTTATGTTTTTTAGTCCAAATCCGGAATTGGTTGGAAAAGGTATTTCTTCAGAAATTAGCCAACAGATAGACCTTTATCCTTCTGTAGTTGATTTAATGGGCTACAACAAGCCTTTCCGTTCGTGGGGACGAAGTTTGTTTTCCGATAAGCAGGAAACTCCCAGAGCCTACATTTCTGATGCTCACGTATATCGAATGATGCAAGGTAATTATATCTACATTTTAAATGAAGACGGAAACGTTAATGGTATTTTCAAAAAAGAAGATGAAGGACTGACTAACAACATTTTAGGAAAAGAAAACAATCCTGAGATAGAAAAAGGAATCAAAGATTTACAAGCATTTATGCAAGATTATATGCATCGGATTATACAAAGAAAATTAGGCAAAGAAGGCAACTAA
- a CDS encoding peptidoglycan-binding protein LysM: MCFTISDEQIKEIQVHRNFVVEKPQLATVLPAEENEKNITLNPPLIGKTFIGFKEALAYRESRGNYFIVNEFGYMGKYQFGRSALQFYGVKNADEFLKSPEQQERLFTLSVKRNKWVLRKEISKFVGKRINGIQITESGILAAAHLAGAQNVKNYFKSRGNYAFADANGTTLQNYLKNFAGYEVEHIIPEKLPRF, from the coding sequence ATGTGCTTTACAATCAGCGATGAGCAAATCAAAGAAATTCAAGTTCACAGAAATTTTGTTGTAGAAAAACCTCAGTTGGCAACTGTACTGCCAGCAGAAGAAAATGAAAAAAACATTACTTTAAATCCGCCGTTAATTGGAAAAACATTTATTGGTTTTAAGGAGGCGTTGGCTTACAGAGAGTCCAGAGGTAATTACTTTATTGTGAACGAGTTCGGCTATATGGGGAAATACCAATTTGGTAGGTCGGCATTGCAGTTTTATGGCGTTAAAAATGCTGACGAATTCCTGAAATCGCCCGAACAGCAGGAGCGACTTTTTACACTAAGCGTAAAAAGAAACAAATGGGTGTTGAGAAAAGAGATAAGTAAGTTTGTAGGCAAGCGAATTAATGGCATACAAATTACTGAGTCAGGAATTTTGGCTGCTGCTCATCTTGCAGGAGCTCAGAATGTTAAGAATTATTTTAAAAGCAGAGGAAATTATGCCTTTGCCGATGCTAATGGAACGACTTTGCAGAATTACTTGAAAAATTTTGCGGGCTATGAAGTAGAACATATTATTCCTGAAAAGTTGCCAAGATTTTAA
- the lepA gene encoding translation elongation factor 4 yields the protein MKNIRNFCIIAHIDHGKSTLADRLLDFTKTITEREKQDQLLDNMDLERERGITIKSHAIQMEYEYKGETYILNLIDTPGHVDFSYEVSRSIAACEGALLIVDAAQSIQAQTISNLYLALENDLEIIPILNKIDLPSANPEEVKDDIVDLLGCDPDEIIPASGKTGLGVENILEAIIERIPAPKGDPEAPLQALIFDSVYNPFRGVETYFRVMNGKISKNDKIKFMSSDKIYHADEVGTLKLNQVPKPFVGCGDVGYLITGIKDAREVKVGDTITTAQNGCTEAIDGFEDVKPMVFAGIYPVDTEDYEELRASMEKLQLNDASLVFTPESSAALGFGFRCGFLGMLHLEIIQERLEREFDMTVITTVPNVSYLAYTKKDPETPIVVNNPSDLPEPSKLDRVEEPYIKASIITKADFVGQVMSLCIEKRGQITNQTYLTPERVELNFDMPLAEIVFDFYDRLKTVSKGYASFDYSPIGMRASNLVKVDVLINANSVDALSALIHADNAYNIGKKMCEKLRELIPRQQFDIPIQAAIGAKIIARETIKALRKDVTAKCYGGDISRKRKLLEKQKKGKKRMRQIGNVEVPQSAFMAVLKLND from the coding sequence ATGAAAAACATACGCAATTTTTGCATCATCGCACACATTGACCACGGAAAAAGTACGCTGGCTGACCGCCTTTTGGACTTTACCAAAACCATCACCGAACGCGAAAAACAAGACCAACTCCTTGATAATATGGACTTAGAGCGTGAACGAGGGATTACCATTAAAAGTCACGCCATCCAAATGGAATACGAATACAAAGGCGAAACCTATATTCTGAATCTTATCGATACACCGGGTCACGTGGATTTCTCTTATGAAGTGTCGCGTTCCATTGCTGCTTGCGAAGGAGCATTGCTTATCGTTGATGCGGCACAAAGCATTCAGGCTCAGACCATTTCAAACCTGTATTTGGCTTTGGAAAACGATTTGGAAATTATCCCAATCCTCAATAAAATCGACCTTCCGTCTGCCAATCCCGAAGAAGTGAAAGACGACATCGTGGATTTGCTCGGTTGCGACCCTGACGAAATTATCCCTGCCAGCGGAAAAACAGGCTTGGGCGTGGAAAACATCCTTGAAGCCATCATCGAACGCATTCCTGCTCCGAAAGGCGACCCCGAGGCACCGCTACAAGCCCTGATTTTCGATTCGGTGTACAATCCGTTTCGTGGGGTGGAAACGTATTTCCGTGTGATGAACGGGAAAATTTCCAAAAACGACAAAATCAAATTTATGTCCTCCGACAAGATTTACCACGCCGACGAGGTGGGGACGCTCAAACTCAACCAAGTACCCAAGCCTTTTGTAGGTTGTGGCGATGTGGGCTATCTCATCACGGGGATTAAAGACGCTCGTGAAGTGAAAGTGGGCGATACCATTACGACAGCTCAAAACGGCTGTACCGAAGCCATTGACGGATTTGAAGACGTAAAGCCGATGGTTTTTGCGGGGATTTATCCTGTTGATACTGAGGATTATGAAGAGCTTCGAGCTTCGATGGAGAAACTGCAACTCAATGATGCTTCGTTGGTTTTCACGCCTGAAAGTTCGGCGGCGTTGGGCTTTGGTTTCCGTTGTGGTTTCCTCGGAATGTTGCATTTGGAAATCATTCAAGAGCGGTTGGAACGCGAGTTTGATATGACCGTAATCACGACCGTTCCAAACGTTAGTTATCTGGCTTACACCAAGAAAGATCCTGAAACGCCTATCGTGGTGAACAATCCGTCCGATCTGCCTGAGCCGTCAAAACTCGACCGCGTGGAAGAGCCGTACATCAAGGCTTCGATTATCACCAAGGCGGATTTTGTGGGGCAAGTGATGTCGCTTTGTATCGAAAAACGCGGACAAATCACCAATCAGACCTATCTTACGCCCGAGCGAGTGGAGCTGAATTTTGATATGCCACTGGCGGAAATTGTGTTTGATTTTTACGACCGACTCAAAACAGTATCAAAGGGTTACGCTTCGTTTGATTATTCGCCAATCGGAATGCGTGCCTCGAATTTGGTAAAGGTCGATGTGCTTATTAACGCCAATTCGGTGGACGCTCTTTCTGCCCTGATTCACGCCGATAATGCGTATAATATCGGTAAGAAAATGTGTGAAAAATTGCGTGAACTGATTCCGCGTCAGCAGTTTGACATTCCGATTCAGGCGGCAATCGGAGCGAAAATCATTGCTCGTGAAACCATCAAAGCCCTCCGCAAAGACGTTACGGCAAAATGTTACGGTGGCGACATCTCGCGTAAGCGTAAACTCCTTGAAAAACAGAAGAAAGGAAAGAAACGTATGCGACAAATCGGCAACGTGGAAGTGCCGCAGAGTGCGTTTATGGCCGTGTTGAAGCTGAATGATTAG
- the trxB gene encoding thioredoxin-disulfide reductase: MAEIEKVKCLIIGSGPAGYTAAIYASRANMHPVLYQGEQPGGQLTTTNEVENFPGYPNGITGTAMMMELQQQAERFGTEIRNGWVTKVDFSQKPHKVWINEEKEIHAQTVIIATGASAKYLGLPSEQHYLKTGGGVSACAVCDGFFYRKQKVAIVGAGDSACEEALYLSNICEKVTMLVRRDEFRASRIMKERVLKASNIEVLLNTETEEILGDGQVVTALKVRNNKTGEISEIPITGFFVAIGHKPNTDVFKEFIALDEVGYIKNVPGTSLTNVEGVFVAGDAADSRYRQAITAAGSGCMAALDAEKYLMTLES, encoded by the coding sequence ATGGCTGAGATAGAAAAAGTGAAATGCCTGATAATTGGGTCAGGACCTGCGGGATATACAGCGGCAATTTATGCCTCACGTGCCAATATGCACCCCGTTTTATATCAGGGAGAGCAACCCGGTGGGCAATTAACCACAACGAACGAAGTGGAAAACTTTCCCGGTTATCCTAACGGAATTACAGGCACGGCAATGATGATGGAATTGCAGCAACAGGCTGAACGCTTCGGGACGGAAATACGCAACGGATGGGTAACAAAGGTAGATTTTTCACAAAAGCCTCATAAAGTGTGGATTAATGAAGAAAAAGAAATTCACGCACAAACGGTGATTATTGCCACAGGAGCTTCTGCCAAGTACTTAGGTTTGCCATCGGAGCAACATTATTTGAAAACGGGCGGAGGAGTTTCGGCTTGTGCCGTGTGCGACGGTTTTTTCTACCGAAAGCAAAAAGTAGCTATCGTTGGGGCGGGCGACTCGGCTTGTGAGGAAGCACTTTATCTGTCGAATATCTGTGAGAAAGTAACGATGTTGGTGCGTCGTGATGAGTTCCGAGCTTCTCGAATTATGAAAGAACGCGTGTTGAAGGCTTCTAATATTGAGGTGCTTCTCAATACAGAAACAGAAGAAATCTTGGGCGACGGACAGGTAGTAACTGCCTTAAAAGTACGTAATAACAAAACGGGAGAAATTTCTGAAATTCCGATTACGGGCTTTTTCGTTGCTATCGGGCATAAACCAAATACGGATGTTTTCAAAGAATTCATTGCACTTGATGAGGTAGGATATATCAAAAACGTACCTGGGACATCTTTAACCAATGTGGAGGGAGTGTTCGTAGCCGGTGACGCTGCCGATAGTCGTTATCGTCAGGCAATTACAGCCGCAGGTTCAGGGTGTATGGCTGCCTTGGATGCCGAAAAATATTTAATGACTTTGGAAAGTTAA